A genomic region of Candidatus Marimicrobium litorale contains the following coding sequences:
- a CDS encoding TetR/AcrR family transcriptional regulator, whose protein sequence is MPVNSSLSVIVDKPFYLTMIEPTDNILSAARDCYLKQGIAATGMKEVADAAGLARSTVYRYFPNRDELLVSTIKVEMEALNHYIREKLKKYPDPADQLVEGLIVAIREIPRRPLLEAVFVSAEGGRARDVIWRSDVIVRFGEELMNHVVIPARQAGLLQDAVRPEILVEWVYRLLLSFLTLPSNWIKSDMQLRTTLRALLVPVLLT, encoded by the coding sequence ATGCCAGTGAATAGCTCATTGTCTGTTATTGTCGACAAGCCTTTTTATCTGACTATGATCGAACCGACTGACAATATACTCAGCGCCGCAAGGGACTGCTACCTCAAGCAAGGTATCGCCGCGACTGGTATGAAAGAGGTCGCAGACGCCGCAGGCCTTGCTCGCTCTACTGTCTATCGTTATTTTCCCAATCGCGATGAATTGCTGGTTTCCACAATCAAGGTCGAGATGGAAGCGCTGAATCACTACATTCGTGAAAAACTCAAAAAGTATCCCGATCCTGCGGACCAGCTTGTCGAAGGCTTGATCGTTGCTATTCGTGAAATACCGCGACGGCCATTGCTGGAAGCAGTTTTTGTCTCTGCTGAGGGCGGTCGAGCGCGTGACGTGATTTGGCGTTCGGATGTCATCGTACGTTTTGGCGAGGAGCTGATGAATCACGTGGTTATTCCCGCGCGGCAGGCGGGCCTGCTGCAGGACGCGGTGCGACCAGAAATACTGGTAGAGTGGGTTTACCGTCTGCTTTTGTCATTCCTGACCTTGCCGAGTAACTGGATAAAAAGCGACATGCAACTGCGCACTACGCTGCGCGCGCTGCTGGTACCCGTGCTTCTGACGTAG